CGCAACTCATCGATCCGTTTCTCTGGGAAAGCCCGGCTATGGTCGAGTCGTAGGCACAACTGTACAAAACGCGTCGCTCGCGTGTCATAACTACCTTCCAACGCTTCATAGGTCTTCACCAATGTTTCAGAACCTACCGCATACGAGATCCGTCGGAATGTTGCCAAGCACATGATTTCCGTAACGAAAAAGACGAACTCCTTGGCAGCAGGGACACGTTGACGCTCGGGGAGGTCTTCGAACTTCTTTCCAAACAAATCGGCGAGCGCTTCGAGTGTAGTATCAAGGTGCCGCTCCATCAGGGTGCAGAAACTATTGAATACGCGAAGCGCAAGATCGAAGCACTCTTGCGTGATCTCTAGTTTTATGTCGCTCTTCAAGGATCCAGTGAAATTTCTGAGGATCTGGCCGAGCACTTGAAGAGCTTTGATCGCGCGGTTGATCAACAACACTTCGTTCAACTCAGCGTCCTCTCTGTCGCGTTCATCCTGTGACGGCTCGTCACCGTCGGTCTGGACACGCTGCCGATCATCTGCGTCAACCTTCTCAAGGACTGCCCGCCGTTGCTTCTTTGGGTCTCCGTCTGGTAAGACGATTGCAGGCAAACTATCTTGGACTCGACTGATAAAGGCAACGTGATCTGCAAGATCTGAAGGGCTTACTCCCCGGAAGAGCGACTTCGCCTCGTCGATTACCCGCTGAATTACGGGTCTGCTCTTCGTCAAGTAGGTGAGGAATATGAGGATGTTTGCGAAGTCCTCGCGGTGAATCTGGCGTGCGGCCTCGTCAACGCACTTCTGAACATCCCTTTCGTCGAAGTTGTCCCGCATGTGTCGTGCGACGAAGTAGTAGAAGAAGTATCGATAAACGAATCGGTACTTCCCGTACCGCATCGGCAGCAGGCGAGAGTCGAGAATTCCTTCCTTGAGTCTCGATGGTTCACAGTTCAGGCCAAACTTGTCTATGTGTTCGCGAGTGAAATGATCCAACCCCTCTTCATCGATGTCGTACCGTCCTTGCGTGTGTAGATGCCACGCCAGTTCGGATAGAAACGTGTACTTCGCATCAACTTCTTCCGCAGAACGCGACGACTGTTGAAGAGCCAGTGTGAGCACAGTTTCGTAGAAGTACCCGTAGGAGCCAGAACGGGTGTCCAGCGGTACCTGCGCCTCCAACTGCTGAAGGAGGATCAGGATGTAAACGGGATTCGCGGGCAAGAGATTCTGACCAAGAGTTTGGCTCACGGTGTGAGCAGTCTCCCGAATCTGGTGCTGGAGTTCGATCGGCTGAAGCAAATGCTCCTGACCAAGAGTAATCCACTTCTCGATAAGAATATCGCGGAGCAGATGACCGAATGGCCGAATTTCGTAGCGCCTATACCCTTGCAGCGCAGTATCTTCTTCGGGAGCAGCGACCAATTCCTCTACCTGGGTCAGATCTCCGGCGAAAAGGCATGTATGGCCAAACTTGCCTTTCAGCCAAGTGATGAGCTTGGCCTTCCCGGTTGAGTTGAGTGGCGAATCGCCGAAATCATCCACAAACAAGACCCGGCTCTCCACTGGAGTCTGCCAAAACTCCTCGCTAGTGAGGTGCATGTAGTGCCGGTCGACCGCTGCACCGATTATTTTGGCCGCCTGTTGACCGTCAGCCTTGCGTAGGTCGGAGCCATTGACGAATACAGGAGTTAGTCCACGACGGATCGCGTGACGAAAGAGCATCTTGGCAAGCGTTGTCTTGCCGCTTTGCCCTTCCCCAAGAACATAGACATGTCTGTCATCGAGGAGGGTGTTGATGGTGAGCCGGGACGGGACGACTGCAGTTCCCAGGGCGGTGGGTTTGTCAGAGTGTTCGTAAGTCCGTAGATCCGGAGGAACAAAGATATCTTCTAACGTGAGTTCCTTGGCGCGATGTGTCAACTGAAGTCCTAGGTCGTCAAGAAATGCCTTGGTTTCATCCGAAAGGCGCTGCTGGTGCGCAGCCGCGTTGGTGGCACACACATACGGCCGCCATTGGGTCTCCGCTGTCATTGCCACAAAATGGTCACTACACCAGGAGAAAGGTGTCACAGCATAGCAAGATCCCGCCGCATCAATCTGAACCACGCTGAAAGCGCAGTGTTTTTTGTCCTCGCTATTTAGGAGACCGCCTTCAACATAGCCCGTCGGTTCATCAGTACTCTTGACCTTCGCGAACTCGTCGTAGTCGTGTTCATGCCCGCTAAGCACGAGATCAGAGGTGTCCTCCAGACCTCGACGAAGCTCTCTGGCGTTGCCGGACTGGAACCAGGGATACGGATGATGCATGAGCGTGACACGGACATCAGCGTGCGCTATATCAGGTACAGAGGAAGTAGGG
This genomic stretch from bacterium harbors:
- a CDS encoding metallophosphoesterase is translated as MNGLIHLSDIHLGGRSEPCSPSSIVAAVRGMNVDFDTLTVAVTGDIAYSGKTEEYTAATEYFRYLREGLQGKVASSVHIVVCPGNHDCDFPDDAAVRDLVIKDIRERGVLPESGSMMAECTVVQTAFFEWLRQMELSPGGTEPCLSWTVVITCGDGVRIAFRCLNTAWMSTLREEQGRLFFPTSSVPDIAHADVRVTLMHHPYPWFQSGNARELRRGLEDTSDLVLSGHEHDYDEFAKVKSTDEPTGYVEGGLLNSEDKKHCAFSVVQIDAAGSCYAVTPFSWCSDHFVAMTAETQWRPYVCATNAAAHQQRLSDETKAFLDDLGLQLTHRAKELTLEDIFVPPDLRTYEHSDKPTALGTAVVPSRLTINTLLDDRHVYVLGEGQSGKTTLAKMLFRHAIRRGLTPVFVNGSDLRKADGQQAAKIIGAAVDRHYMHLTSEEFWQTPVESRVLFVDDFGDSPLNSTGKAKLITWLKGKFGHTCLFAGDLTQVEELVAAPEEDTALQGYRRYEIRPFGHLLRDILIEKWITLGQEHLLQPIELQHQIRETAHTVSQTLGQNLLPANPVYILILLQQLEAQVPLDTRSGSYGYFYETVLTLALQQSSRSAEEVDAKYTFLSELAWHLHTQGRYDIDEEGLDHFTREHIDKFGLNCEPSRLKEGILDSRLLPMRYGKYRFVYRYFFYYFVARHMRDNFDERDVQKCVDEAARQIHREDFANILIFLTYLTKSRPVIQRVIDEAKSLFRGVSPSDLADHVAFISRVQDSLPAIVLPDGDPKKQRRAVLEKVDADDRQRVQTDGDEPSQDERDREDAELNEVLLINRAIKALQVLGQILRNFTGSLKSDIKLEITQECFDLALRVFNSFCTLMERHLDTTLEALADLFGKKFEDLPERQRVPAAKEFVFFVTEIMCLATFRRISYAVGSETLVKTYEALEGSYDTRATRFVQLCLRLDHSRAFPEKRIDELRKEVEDDVFGLTLLRMLVAEHFYLFDRPYKVRQSVCRKLGISYQRTLGHSKAALPGVPGEK